The following DNA comes from Denticeps clupeoides chromosome 14, fDenClu1.1, whole genome shotgun sequence.
CATAGCATTGAGTTTGCAATTTAAAATGTTGGGATGTGACGCATTTGTTTGTTCTTCCAGTTTTGTTTGTTCTTCCTGGCTTTGTTACCTGGATTTAATGAAGCccctgtgaaagaaaaaaagctgaatGAAAAAACCCTGTCAGCGGTGATCAGATCAAACATTTCACCAAATTTCCTCTCGATGTATCTTTGTCTTTATTTGATCATCAGCTTTGTTTCATTTCTGAATATCTGTTAATGGCCTCTGGTGATCAGTTTGGGTTCCGGATTTTTGGGAAGTCTCGAATGAAATGGTTTATATCCATTGATTGCATCCCAGTAGACACGTATGATCAATGTCAAGTTCACATAACATGCTGGGAAATCAGTGATGGGAATGCATAGCTGAATGTTCTCACTGGTTAGTCACAGTGACACCATTCAAACCAGAGAATACCGTCTATGTCCATGTGAGGGAGCcagatattaaaaaataacattcaaatgaaataaaatgaaattccaCAAATGATTAAGACACATAGGAATCTTTACCTGAATATGCAATAAGACGATCTAAAACAATAGTATAATTTCTTTCAACATGGCAgccatttgcatttattttactttggaTCAGCTTGTGCAATGAATAGTTCTCATTTTCCTATATGATGACGGCACTTCTTTCAGGTCAGTTGATCATGATATGTTGCTCATCATTTCACTGTCAATGTCGTTTGTATGTTCTTTTAATGGCAAATGTACCATATTACACTGCAAGCAGTCGTTCAGATGATTATTGCAGACAATTATTGCCCAGTGTTTTTAGTGAACATGCCAGAGCCAGGTAGCATATGAGCAATATTCTACCAGAAGCATGGAATACAGTAGACTCAACCTTTACTTCATGGAGGTTTCCACCACTCTGTTTTGTTTCAGACATACTGTAGTAATGGCATTTATGGAGAAATAAACTGTACAAATGAAAGGCACTGTTTTGTTTCTGAACAACACTTTTATTGGTTTGCtgaaaataacaatgaaaatcATGTAAATCTCAATATTATTGGGTTGACCTGGAAACCTCCACAAGCATTTGCGGCATCACCAGATGAAAAAGGACAAACGGCAAAACACGGCATTAGTAACAGTTTCCTGGTGAACATTTACAGACCCTTAAACGTACACAGTAAACGACAATAGAAAATGTGGTCCTCTGAAAACAGACACACTTTCATTGTGGAGGCGGAAATGCTCGACTGGTTTCGTATTGACCACACCGTCTTTGCAGGGATGTGTAACGTTTGCCAAATTCGGTATATATGCCTCCTTTAGGTCAGGCCCCAGTGCGTATTGTTTCAATGGTGCTTCCATTGCCCTCAGCATTTTCCACTGCCTGTGGAGACCGAGCAGATCGTGGACTTCCTCAGTTCAATTTTCATAGACTGGCCCTCGGTCTGAGACTCTAGCCTTGCCACTGTGGAGATGCCCAAAACTGCCTTCCCTGTTTTCATACCTTTTGACATAGGGATTCGCGTGGCTGTGGACCGAGCTGACAGCACATCCGACCCGGGCTGGAGGACAGAAAGACAGGCCTTTTCAAAagagtgttttgtttttttttatgtcacaaGGCATGCAGGCTTGATGTTACATAGATTCCTGGGCTCTTGGGGTGCATTCAAGATGGCAAGCcctataaaatataacatttcgTTTTGATGGCttactttttaaacaattgtttatttcaaacacAGGCAGCCATCCTGGGTACTGAAAAAGGACAATTTTACAGTGATGATGTCAATTCTAATCATTCTGAGGTTTATTAAGGATTATTGGGTAAGTGCATTTAGAAAGTGTGGTTTCTGAAGGCTCGCATGGCTTTGGGTTCAGGAAGGCTCTGAGTTTAAAGATCTTTATTTTGTGAGCCATTTTACTTTAAAACTAAAATCAGGTTAAAAGGAGGTTGGTCAGTTTGTGCCAGTTACCGCCCAAGAACTGAAATTAAGTTTTCTGAGCCATTCCAGTGTTAGTATCTGTCAGACATTCATAAATGTGGTCTGTTTGTCTTATACCTGGAGAGAGAGCTATCTAGGGAGCAGACACCACCTGATAtcattttgaaacatttcaGAAGCAACTGAAATATAGAAATAGGAGGTAATTATGGGTGTATGGGTCTAGTAACATCAATTATCAATATCAGATAACTTGTACATTAATTATTTGTCATACTGAGCCAATATAAGTAAGACTGAGATAGTATTTGGTAAAAGCTGCCTTGAAACAGACAAGACATCCTGTGTAGAAAATGCTAGCATGACAGCAATGGTGACACTGAACTGCAGGCGCCACTCACCACAGACTGCGTTGGTCTGGAAGGAGCCGAAGCAATGGGAGTGATTGTGATGCTGCTAGTCACCTTGTTGGGTGTGGTCTTGCCTGGTGGGGCTGAAGTTGCCGTGTTCCGGGGCGAGCGGAGAACAGTCCCTGTGGTGACCTCCTTGTTCTCCGTGCCCATATTAACTGGTCGTATGGTCACAGCGGGACTACTGCTACTGCTGTCCTGTGGTCTCTTGAACTGTGGGCCCAGGTGTATGTGGATTTTGTTGTCCTCGGTGGTGATGATGTTGGTGTTATTTAACTTCTTGATGGGTGAAGGCACTGTCTGCTTTTCGGGGGTCACTCTGAACAAAGCTCTGCCTGTGGTGGCCTCCTGAGTGTCCAGTGACGCTGCCACATCTGCCACAGGGGAAGTGCTGACAGTGATTATTGAAACTGGTGAGAGGGGACTGTCAGAGTACGAGCCCTTTGACCCCTCTTGACATTTGGCCCTGGAGAAGGTGGTAATGGTGACTGGAGACTTTGCACGTTCAGCGCCACACACCCCACCATCCCTGGCCTTGGTCATGACTGTGGTGGGCTTGGGTAGGATGGTGATGCGTGGCTTCTGGAGGCCTAGGGTCGGAATGATGGTGGTGCTTGAGAAGAAGTCCTCAGCACGTGGACTGGTGATCTCCAGAGTGGCCGTGCTGTTCTGGTGATCAGGGGTCACTCTGATGTGCAGGGGCTGGCCTGGTCTTTGGGACATGGTGAGTTCAGCTGGAGATGTCCCTCCGTTGACTTGAGGGGATGACTTCTCTGGAGTAGTCTGAGTGACTGCGATGGCATCCTTCTTTTTCATCCAGGGGATGAACGATTTCCTCATGTTGAGCTCGGCAGCTGCAGGGGGATATCTGTCAAGAACTGTGGGCTTTTTGAGAACTCTTTGACGTAGGTTGCTCATGATGTGGTTCTCTTCCAGAACAGACTTTCTTATAAACACAGCAGGCGTTTCTTCCTCCACAGCCTCGCTCACAATGCCATCCGTCTGCACCGCCGTCGAGGTTACAGGCACGTCCACAATCCTCCTGCCATTCATGCTGGGTCGCAGGGCCCTGCTGTAGCGTTTTGTAGCCTCAAGCTCCTTGGTGAGACTCAGCACCTCTTGGCTCATGCGCTTCTTCTTGTCCTCTTCTTCAAGGAACCTTTGCTGAAGGACGGAATAGTCGACCTGCAGTTGAGAGAGCTGGTCCTCTTTGTTCATCAACTCATGAATCTTCTCCTTCAGAGCCTgaacatctgcctgcagctctCTGGACTTTGCCTCCTCCATCTTGCAACGCATTCTCAGCTCAGCTTCTTGGCTCACGGCCTCTCCCTTCTCTATCGCCTTGTTTCTGGCAATCTGACTTTTCATTTCCTCCAGCAGTTGAGACAGGGCATTGGCCTTGTCCTGCTCAGTCCTGAACTTCTTTTCAAGCAAGTCATACTCATCTTCCGTCTTTATGAGATCCCCTTCCACTATTTCCAGCTGAATCAGGCGATTCTTCAGCCTTTCAATTTCTTGTGTCAGTTCCTTTACTTTGTTGTCTTCATCGGGGAATCTTGCTCTGTCCGTGTCAGCCCTGCATCGGATAGGTTCACTTTCAGCCTCCTCCTCTAGTCCATCTATCCTCATCTTCATCAAGCTGACTTCAGAGGTGAGATCCTTGGATTTTTCCTCTTCACTTGCCAGCTTGGTCTGCAGATCTTGTTTCTCTTTAATTAATGTGCTCATCCTAGCCTCCATCTCTGATTTCAGCTTAAGAAGCTTTTTGCTTTCTTCAATAAGCTTTTCGGTGACTTCCATGACTTTGCTTTGCTCATTCTTAAACATCTTGCTCAAATCATCACTTTTTTGCTCTTCTTGCTTAATTCTCTCTGCCATATTTTTCCTCTCATCCACCAGTATTACCATAAAGGACTTCAACTTGCCAAGGTCATCTTTTAAACTGACCTCTGTCTTCTGAAGTCTAGATTCTGAGCTCTCCAGCTCTTTTACCCGGTTCCTTATTGTTTCCAGCTCTCCAGCTAAGTCCTTGGCCATCGTCTTCTCTCGTTCTAAATTGGCATGGAGCTGAGTGCTTTCTGTCTTAATCTTGCTGAAAGCCCCTTCAAGTTTCTCCAAGTCTGCCATTCTTTTCTGTAGCTTCTCCACCTCTAGCCTCAGCTCTTTGGTGTGGTTCTCTTCATCCTGCAGCTTCTTCCTCAATTCCTTGCACTGGGTCTCTGTCTTGGTGATCTCCTCATCCTTGCCCTCCATCTCCAGCACTTTCTTTCGAAGGTTCTCAAGTTCTGCCATGAGACTGGAATTCCCACATTCTCCACGGCTAATCTTGTCCCTCAGCTCTTGTAGTTCGTCCTCAGATTTCTGCAAGTTCTTGTTGCTCTCCTCCAGCTCTTCAATCTTCTGTGAAAGACTGGCTAACTTCAGTCGCAGCTGCCTGCCCTGAGTCTCGTGATTGGTGAGCTTGGCTGTCATCTCATCATGCTCCTGAGCAAACCTGTTGGACTTGTGCTCTAGTTCCGCTTCCAGCTTAAGCATCTTCTGTTTGTCTTCTTTAGATTGGCTGCTGATGCTGTCCAAGTGCCTGTCCTTCTCTTGCAGTTTCTTGCTGAGGTCCTGGACCTTCTGGCTCTGCTGCTCAATCTGCTCAATGTGGAGCTGCCTCTCGTCCACCAGCATCAGGGCGAAAGACTTCAGTTTGACCAATTCCTCTCGTACCTTCTCTAGTCGCCTGTTGTAGTCCTTGTCCTTCTTAGCCTGGTATGCCTTTTCTTGTTCCAGTAGCCTCTTTAATCTTACAAGGAATATAGAAAATAGACAGAATAAAACAGGGTGGATGATAAAAACTCTGTTTGCCCAGTAAAACCCCAGTAGTCTCTCGGATCAATGAAAATGGACACGTTACACAGAAGCCATTATTGCTTTGAACAGAATTATTAAATGCGCCTCAAGAGAAATAATCTGCCTTCATTCACACATCTAATGTGTGACTCAAAATACCTGTTTGTCCCCTCGTTGTAAATTATCAGCAACAGAAGAGGGAACATCACCCCAGCTCCAACTGGAACCTGATCAGACTCGAAATCAGCACATTAATCCCATGCCCCCATGGGCAGGCGAGATGCAAAGCAGACAAGCAGAATAAATGGAAAAGGCATGATAAAGAATGGaacaaaagaagagaaagagagggtgggggggggtcactcTGACAGGGTTACCGTTTCTCTCATGCTTCTGCATGAGCAGGGAGCTCCACTGCAAGTAATGGACACGTTGCTCTGAACATAACAAGCATTCAAAATAATATGATGCAACGGGTCAGTGTC
Coding sequences within:
- the filip1b gene encoding filamin-A-interacting protein 1 isoform X1, with amino-acid sequence MRSRSSGMDVPGQVQLEITQPTRTGFHKDDDGKTQDLMRKKMKAQQDKKGKEEETVCEGMKQPQASTQRSPGLADLSKEDLMHLLSVMEGEVQAREDIIHMLRSERVRPEALEAHYGSAVPMKPLQALQRDSVLTGGKAIAEDVYEAPMAELDRLEDKHRETYRRMLEQLLMAEKCHRRTVHELDTEKRKHADFMSKSDDFTNLLEQERERLKRLLEQEKAYQAKKDKDYNRRLEKVREELVKLKSFALMLVDERQLHIEQIEQQSQKVQDLSKKLQEKDRHLDSISSQSKEDKQKMLKLEAELEHKSNRFAQEHDEMTAKLTNHETQGRQLRLKLASLSQKIEELEESNKNLQKSEDELQELRDKISRGECGNSSLMAELENLRKKVLEMEGKDEEITKTETQCKELRKKLQDEENHTKELRLEVEKLQKRMADLEKLEGAFSKIKTESTQLHANLEREKTMAKDLAGELETIRNRVKELESSESRLQKTEVSLKDDLGKLKSFMVILVDERKNMAERIKQEEQKSDDLSKMFKNEQSKVMEVTEKLIEESKKLLKLKSEMEARMSTLIKEKQDLQTKLASEEEKSKDLTSEVSLMKMRIDGLEEEAESEPIRCRADTDRARFPDEDNKVKELTQEIERLKNRLIQLEIVEGDLIKTEDEYDLLEKKFRTEQDKANALSQLLEEMKSQIARNKAIEKGEAVSQEAELRMRCKMEEAKSRELQADVQALKEKIHELMNKEDQLSQLQVDYSVLQQRFLEEEDKKKRMSQEVLSLTKELEATKRYSRALRPSMNGRRIVDVPVTSTAVQTDGIVSEAVEEETPAVFIRKSVLEENHIMSNLRQRVLKKPTVLDRYPPAAAELNMRKSFIPWMKKKDAIAVTQTTPEKSSPQVNGGTSPAELTMSQRPGQPLHIRVTPDHQNSTATLEITSPRAEDFFSSTTIIPTLGLQKPRITILPKPTTVMTKARDGGVCGAERAKSPVTITTFSRAKCQEGSKGSYSDSPLSPVSIITVSTSPVADVAASLDTQEATTGRALFRVTPEKQTVPSPIKKLNNTNIITTEDNKIHIHLGPQFKRPQDSSSSSPAVTIRPVNMGTENKEVTTGTVLRSPRNTATSAPPGKTTPNKVTSSITITPIASAPSRPTQSVPGSDVLSARSTATRIPMSKGMKTGKAVLGISTVARLESQTEGQSMKIELRKSTICSVSTGSGKC
- the filip1b gene encoding filamin-A-interacting protein 1 isoform X4 codes for the protein MLVDERQLHIEQIEQQSQKVQDLSKKLQEKDRHLDSISSQSKEDKQKMLKLEAELEHKSNRFAQEHDEMTAKLTNHETQGRQLRLKLASLSQKIEELEESNKNLQKSEDELQELRDKISRGECGNSSLMAELENLRKKVLEMEGKDEEITKTETQCKELRKKLQDEENHTKELRLEVEKLQKRMADLEKLEGAFSKIKTESTQLHANLEREKTMAKDLAGELETIRNRVKELESSESRLQKTEVSLKDDLGKLKSFMVILVDERKNMAERIKQEEQKSDDLSKMFKNEQSKVMEVTEKLIEESKKLLKLKSEMEARMSTLIKEKQDLQTKLASEEEKSKDLTSEVSLMKMRIDGLEEEAESEPIRCRADTDRARFPDEDNKVKELTQEIERLKNRLIQLEIVEGDLIKTEDEYDLLEKKFRTEQDKANALSQLLEEMKSQIARNKAIEKGEAVSQEAELRMRCKMEEAKSRELQADVQALKEKIHELMNKEDQLSQLQVDYSVLQQRFLEEEDKKKRMSQEVLSLTKELEATKRYSRALRPSMNGRRIVDVPVTSTAVQTDGIVSEAVEEETPAVFIRKSVLEENHIMSNLRQRVLKKPTVLDRYPPAAAELNMRKSFIPWMKKKDAIAVTQTTPEKSSPQVNGGTSPAELTMSQRPGQPLHIRVTPDHQNSTATLEITSPRAEDFFSSTTIIPTLGLQKPRITILPKPTTVMTKARDGGVCGAERAKSPVTITTFSRAKCQEGSKGSYSDSPLSPVSIITVSTSPVADVAASLDTQEATTGRALFRVTPEKQTVPSPIKKLNNTNIITTEDNKIHIHLGPQFKRPQDSSSSSPAVTIRPVNMGTENKEVTTGTVLRSPRNTATSAPPGKTTPNKVTSSITITPIASAPSRPTQSVPGSDVLSARSTATRIPMSKGMKTGKAVLGISTVARLESQTEGQSMKIELRKSTICSVSTGSGKC
- the filip1b gene encoding filamin-A-interacting protein 1 isoform X3 encodes the protein MRSRSSGMDVPGQVQLEITQPTRTGFHKDDDGKTQDLMRKKMKAQQDKKGKEEETVCEGMKQPQASTQRSPGLADLSKEDLMHLLSVMEGEVQAREDIIHMLRSERVRPEALEAHYGSAVPMKPLQALQRDSVLTGGKAIAEDVYEAPMAELDRLEDKHRETYRRMLEQLLMAEKCHRRTVHELDTEKRKHADFMSKSDDFTNLLEQERERLKRLLEQEKAYQAKKDKDYNRRLEKVREELVKLKSFALMLVDERQLHIEQIEQQSQKVQDLSKKLQEKDRHLDSISSQSKEDKQKMLKLEAELEHKSNRFAQEHDEMTAKLTNHETQGRQLRLKLASLSQKIEELEESNKNLQKSEDELQELRDKISRGECGNSSLMAELENLRKKVLEMEGKDEEITKTETQCKELRKKLQDEENHTKELRLEVEKLQKRMADLEKLEGAFSKIKTESTQLHANLEREKTMAKDLAGELETIRNRVKELESSESRLQKTEVSLKDDLGKLKSFMVILVDERKNMAERIKQEEQKSDDLSKMFKNEQSKVMEVTEKLIEESKKLLKLKSEMEARMSTLIKEKQDLQTKLASEEEKSKDLTSEVSLMKMRIDGLEEEAESEPIRCRADTDRARFPDEDNKVKELTQEIERLKNRLIQLEIVEGDLIKTEDEYDLLEKKFRTEQDKANALSQLLEEMKSQIARNKAIEKGEAVSQEAELRMRCKMEEAKSRELQADVQALKEKIHELMNKEDQLSQLQVDYSVLQQRFLEEEDKKKRMSQEVLSLTKELEATKRYSRALRPSMNGRRIVDVPVTSTAVQTDGIVSEAVEEETPAVFIRKSVLEENHIMSNLRQRVLKKPTVLDRYPPAAAELNMRKSFIPWMKKKDAIAVTQTTPEKSSPQVNGGTSPAELTMSQRPGQPLHIRVTPDHQNSTATLEITSPRAEDFFSSTTIIPTLGLQKPRITILPKPTTVMTKARDGGVCGAERAKSPVTITTFSRAKCQEGSKGSYSDSPLSPVSIITVSTSPVADVAASLDTQEATTGRALFRVTPEKQTVPSPIKKLNNTNIITTEDNKIHIHLGPQFKRPQDSSSSSPAVTIRPVNMGTENKEVTTGTVLRSPRNTATSAPPGKTTPNKVTSSITITPIASAPSRPTQSVPGSDVLSARSTATRIPMSKENLVPHMTGAAT
- the filip1b gene encoding filamin-A-interacting protein 1 isoform X2 codes for the protein MRSRSSGMDVPGQVQLEITQPTRTGFHKDDDGKTQDLMRKKMKAQQDKKGKEEETVCEGMKQPQASTQRSPGLADLSKEDLMHLLSVMEGEVQAREDIIHMLRSERVRPEALEAHYGSAVPMKPLQALQRDSVLTGGKAIAEDVYEAPMAELDRLEDKHRETYRRMLEQLLMAEKCHRRTVHELDTEKRKHADFMSKSDDFTNLLEQERERLKRLLEQEKAYQAKKDKDYNRRLEKVREELVKLKSFALMLVDERQLHIEQIEQQSQKVQDLSKKLQEKDRHLDSISSQSKEDKQKMLKLEAELEHKSNRFAQEHDEMTAKLTNHETQGRQLRLKLASLSQKIEELEESNKNLQKSEDELQELRDKISRGECGNSSLMAELENLRKKVLEMEGKDEEITKTETQCKELRKKLQDEENHTKELRLEVEKLQKRMADLEKLEGAFSKIKTESTQLHANLEREKTMAKDLAGELETIRNRVKELESSESRLQKTEVSLKDDLGKLKSFMVILVDERKNMAERIKQEEQKSDDLSKMFKNEQSKVMEVTEKLIEESKKLLKLKSEMEARMSTLIKEKQDLQTKLASEEEKSKDLTSEVSLMKMRIDGLEEEAESEPIRCRADTDRARFPDEDNKVKELTQEIERLKNRLIQLEIVEGDLIKTEDEYDLLEKKFRTEQDKANALSQLLEEMKSQIARNKAIEKGEAVSQEAELRMRCKMEEAKSRELQADVQALKEKIHELMNKEDQLSQLQVDYSVLQQRFLEEEDKKKRMSQEVLSLTKELEATKRYSRALRPSMNGRRIVDVPVTSTAVQTDGIVSEAVEEETPAVFIRKSVLEENHIMSNLRQRVLKKPTVLDRYPPAAAELNMRKSFIPWMKKKDAIAVTQTTPEKSSPQVNGGTSPAELTMSQRPGQPLHIRVTPDHQNSTATLEITSPRAEDFFSSTTIIPTLGLQKPRITILPKPTTVMTKARDGGVCGAERAKSPVTITTFSRAKCQEGSKGSYSDSPLSPVSIITVSTSPVADVAASLDTQEATTGRALFRVTPEKQTVPSPIKKLNNTNIITTEDNKIHIHLGPQFKRPQDSSSSSPAVTIRPVNMGTENKEVTTGTVLRSPRNTATSAPPGKTTPNKVTSSITITPIASAPSRPTQSVLLLKCFKMISGGVCSLDSSLSSPGRMCCQLGPQPRESLCQKKILCHT